From Nocardioides daedukensis, the proteins below share one genomic window:
- the paaA gene encoding 1,2-phenylacetyl-CoA epoxidase subunit PaaA, whose product MYGNDFAPPAAGERTAAVVAEESASFRDVLDSGGRIEPRDEMPEGYRRTLIRQMAQHAHSEIIGMQPEGNWISRAPSLRRKAILMAKVQDEAGHGLYLYAAAETLGVDRADLLDQLHDGRQKYSSIFNYPTLTWADVGAIGWLVDGAAIVNQVPLCRCSYGPYARAMVRVCKEESFHQRQGFDILHTLAQGTPAQKAMAQDAVDRYWWPSLMMFGPADSGADSGGHTAQSMAWGIKRFSNDELRQKFIDMTVPQADALGLTLPDPALTWNEERGHFDHTPVDFTELFEVIAGRGPCNEQRMAHRVGAHRDGAWVRDAAEAYAAKHAPRATAGEGAA is encoded by the coding sequence ATGTACGGCAATGACTTCGCGCCCCCCGCCGCGGGCGAGCGGACCGCGGCAGTCGTGGCCGAGGAGTCGGCCTCGTTCCGAGACGTGCTCGACAGTGGCGGTCGGATCGAGCCACGCGACGAGATGCCCGAAGGCTACCGCCGTACTCTCATCCGCCAGATGGCCCAGCACGCGCACTCCGAGATCATCGGCATGCAGCCGGAGGGCAACTGGATCAGCCGGGCGCCGAGCCTGCGCCGCAAGGCCATCCTGATGGCCAAGGTGCAGGACGAGGCAGGACACGGGCTCTACCTCTATGCCGCGGCCGAGACCTTGGGTGTCGACCGGGCCGACCTGCTCGACCAGCTCCATGACGGCCGTCAGAAGTACTCGTCCATCTTCAACTACCCGACGCTCACCTGGGCCGACGTCGGCGCGATCGGCTGGCTGGTCGACGGTGCCGCGATCGTCAACCAGGTCCCGTTGTGCCGCTGCTCCTACGGTCCCTATGCGCGCGCCATGGTCCGGGTCTGCAAGGAGGAGTCGTTCCACCAGCGCCAGGGCTTCGACATCCTGCACACACTGGCCCAAGGCACTCCCGCGCAGAAGGCGATGGCACAGGATGCGGTGGACCGTTACTGGTGGCCGAGCCTGATGATGTTCGGGCCCGCCGACAGCGGAGCAGACTCGGGCGGGCACACCGCGCAGTCGATGGCATGGGGGATCAAGCGGTTCTCCAACGACGAGCTGCGACAGAAGTTCATCGACATGACCGTCCCGCAGGCCGACGCGCTCGGACTCACCCTCCCCGATCCCGCTCTCACCTGGAACGAGGAACGCGGACACTTCGACCACACCCCGGTCGACTTCACCGAGCTCTTCGAGGTGATCGCCGGCCGCGGCCCTTGCAACGAGCAGCGGATGGCACACCGGGTCGGCGCACACCGTGACGGTGCCTGGGTCCGCGATGCCGCTGAGGCGTACGCCGCCAAGCACGCACCCCGGGCAACCGCAGGGGAGGGCGCCGCGTGA
- a CDS encoding flotillin family protein, which produces MSPTLIAVVGIIVLVVLLGALITTRYKVAGPNEAFIVTGRKGKAVKNPETGQISTDLSGQKVVMGGGVFVLPFVQKAHTLDLSSRRLFVQIKGAISGQGVKLNLEGVAIVKVGGNEDSIRAAAQRFLTQQQEVETFTQETLAGSLRSIVGSLSVEQIIRDRAAFAQRVADESETSLTGQGLVLDTFQIQDITDDGSYLADLGRPEAAKLNQIASIAEAEARQAAEQARLAAEQEIAIAQRQLALKEAEIKAETDAAVAQAAAAGPLAQADRDQAILAEQEKVAVRQAALKERQLDTEVRKPADAERYRVETEAEGRRNSQVFDADAAKLAAIAKAEAEAERDRLTGVGEKSRREALAEAEAIEGAKRGEAEKARRVAEADAVRAEGEAQAASTLAIGEAEAEAMNKKAAAFEQYNDAAVLQMLIEIMPKVAAEVAGPMSNIDKLTIISTDGAGELPKQVTNNMFQTMELLKNMTGVDVENLLKGFGERGAGISSGSVPSGAAAVERGRDDNADPSLPR; this is translated from the coding sequence ATGTCCCCGACCCTGATTGCCGTAGTCGGCATCATCGTCCTCGTCGTCCTCTTGGGTGCGTTGATCACCACGCGCTACAAGGTGGCAGGCCCCAACGAGGCGTTCATCGTCACCGGCCGCAAGGGCAAGGCGGTGAAGAACCCCGAGACCGGCCAGATCTCCACCGACCTCTCCGGCCAGAAGGTCGTCATGGGAGGCGGCGTCTTCGTGCTGCCGTTCGTCCAGAAGGCCCACACCCTGGACCTCTCCTCGCGGCGCCTGTTCGTCCAGATCAAGGGCGCCATCTCGGGCCAAGGCGTCAAGCTCAACCTCGAGGGTGTGGCGATCGTCAAGGTCGGTGGCAATGAGGACTCCATCCGCGCTGCCGCGCAGCGCTTCCTGACCCAGCAGCAGGAGGTCGAGACCTTCACCCAGGAGACCCTGGCGGGCTCGTTGCGCTCGATCGTCGGGTCGCTGTCCGTCGAGCAGATCATCCGCGACCGAGCGGCCTTCGCCCAGCGCGTGGCCGACGAGTCGGAAACCTCGCTCACCGGCCAGGGCCTGGTGCTGGACACCTTCCAGATCCAGGACATCACCGACGACGGTTCCTACCTCGCCGACCTCGGTCGTCCCGAGGCCGCCAAACTCAACCAGATCGCCTCCATCGCCGAGGCCGAGGCCCGCCAGGCCGCCGAGCAGGCCCGGCTCGCCGCCGAGCAGGAGATCGCGATCGCCCAGCGCCAGCTCGCGCTGAAGGAGGCCGAGATCAAGGCCGAGACCGATGCCGCCGTGGCCCAGGCCGCCGCTGCCGGCCCGCTGGCCCAGGCCGACCGCGACCAGGCGATCCTCGCCGAGCAGGAGAAGGTCGCCGTCCGCCAGGCAGCCCTCAAGGAGCGCCAGCTCGACACCGAGGTCCGCAAGCCCGCCGACGCGGAGCGGTACCGGGTGGAGACCGAGGCCGAGGGTCGCCGCAACTCGCAGGTCTTCGACGCCGACGCCGCAAAGCTGGCCGCCATCGCGAAGGCCGAGGCAGAGGCAGAGCGTGACCGCCTCACCGGTGTCGGTGAGAAGTCCCGCCGTGAAGCACTCGCCGAGGCCGAGGCGATCGAGGGTGCCAAGCGAGGCGAGGCCGAGAAGGCCCGTCGTGTCGCCGAGGCCGACGCCGTCCGGGCAGAGGGTGAGGCACAGGCTGCCTCGACGCTGGCCATCGGTGAGGCCGAGGCCGAGGCGATGAACAAGAAGGCCGCGGCCTTCGAGCAGTACAACGACGCCGCTGTCCTGCAGATGCTGATCGAGATCATGCCCAAGGTGGCCGCCGAGGTCGCCGGCCCGATGTCCAACATCGACAAGCTCACGATCATCTCCACCGACGGCGCGGGGGAGCTGCCCAAGCAGGTCACGAACAACATGTTCCAGACCATGGAGCTGCTCAAGAACATGACCGGTGTCGATGTGGAGAACCTGCTCAAGGGCTTCGGCGAGCGCGGTGCCGGGATCTCGAGTGGTTCCGTGCCGTCCGGGGCCGCAGCCGTCGAGCGCGGCCGGGACGACAACGCTGACCCGTCGCTGCCACGCTGA
- a CDS encoding PspA/IM30 family protein, giving the protein MSMWKRFTLIFRSKANSALDKAEDPRQTLDYSYQRQLELLSKVRRGVADVATSRKRVELQVNQLEQQQAKLQTQAQKALDMGREDLAREALTRKSALNGQITDLKAQHANLQGEEEKLTLAQQRLSAKIESFRTRKETIKANYTAAEAQTKINEALSGVGEEMGDVGMAIQRAEDKTANMQARAGAIDELIASGALDDVSNPGGQDDIARELEAMSSQSDVEAELAALRGGRAPQAIDAPAEQGAILEPEAQKAEGTNNGGQA; this is encoded by the coding sequence ATGAGCATGTGGAAGCGATTCACGTTGATCTTCCGGTCCAAGGCGAACAGCGCGCTCGACAAGGCCGAGGACCCGCGCCAGACCCTGGACTACAGCTATCAGCGTCAGCTCGAGCTCCTCTCGAAGGTACGCCGTGGCGTGGCGGACGTTGCCACCAGCCGCAAGCGGGTCGAGCTCCAGGTCAACCAGCTCGAGCAGCAGCAGGCCAAGCTCCAGACCCAGGCGCAGAAGGCGCTCGACATGGGTCGCGAGGACCTGGCCCGTGAGGCGTTGACCCGCAAGTCCGCGTTGAACGGTCAGATCACCGACCTCAAGGCCCAGCACGCCAACCTGCAGGGCGAGGAGGAGAAGCTCACCCTCGCGCAGCAGCGGTTGAGCGCCAAGATCGAGTCCTTCCGGACCCGCAAGGAGACGATCAAGGCCAACTACACCGCGGCCGAGGCGCAGACCAAGATCAACGAGGCGCTCTCCGGTGTCGGCGAGGAGATGGGCGACGTCGGCATGGCGATCCAGCGTGCCGAGGACAAGACCGCCAACATGCAGGCCCGCGCCGGTGCGATCGACGAGCTCATTGCGAGCGGCGCACTCGACGACGTCTCGAACCCCGGAGGTCAGGACGACATCGCCCGCGAGCTCGAGGCGATGAGCTCGCAGTCCGACGTCGAGGCCGAGCTCGCAGCGCTTCGTGGCGGCAGGGCCCCGCAGGCGATCGACGCCCCTGCCGAGCAGGGCGCGATCCTCGAGCCCGAGGCACAGAAGGCCGAGGGCACCAACAACGGAGGCCAGGCATGA
- a CDS encoding DUF3043 domain-containing protein, whose product MFRRKPTESDPFDSEPRPERPGSKGRPTPSRKESEAAARERAKLGKDPKALSRKQRELRVESSRKVRSAMKTGDERYLPARDQGPVRRFVRDFVDTRLGFTELLAPMLLLIIIMGTGVFGEAIRVFSGTLWIVTLLLVVIDIVWLRFRVRQAVRSRFPDETLKGITWYAISRAVNMRFLRLPKPQRKIGEALPQNYR is encoded by the coding sequence TTGTTCCGTCGCAAGCCCACCGAATCCGACCCCTTCGACTCCGAGCCCCGCCCGGAGCGACCGGGCAGCAAGGGTCGTCCCACACCCAGCCGCAAGGAGTCCGAGGCCGCCGCCCGCGAGCGGGCCAAGCTGGGCAAGGACCCCAAGGCCCTCTCCCGCAAGCAGCGTGAGCTGCGCGTCGAGTCGAGCCGCAAGGTGCGCAGCGCGATGAAGACCGGGGACGAGCGCTACCTCCCCGCCCGTGACCAGGGGCCTGTGCGCCGCTTCGTGCGTGACTTCGTCGACACCCGCCTCGGGTTCACCGAGCTGCTCGCCCCGATGCTGCTGCTGATCATCATCATGGGCACCGGCGTCTTCGGCGAGGCCATTCGGGTCTTCTCCGGCACGCTGTGGATCGTCACCCTGCTCCTGGTCGTGATCGACATCGTCTGGCTCCGGTTCCGCGTCCGCCAGGCCGTCCGTAGCCGTTTCCCGGACGAGACGCTCAAGGGAATCACCTGGTATGCGATCTCCCGAGCGGTGAACATGCGCTTCCTGCGCCTGCCCAAGCCGCAGCGCAAGATCGGTGAGGCACTACCCCAGAACTACCGATGA
- the pspAA gene encoding PspA-associated protein PspAA has protein sequence MIVRILGEGQFDVADSAVDRLNRLDDEVEKAVESGDEAAFTAALEELLKVVRTIGAPHDLEGLEISDVVLPPADATIAEVRELLSDDGLIPG, from the coding sequence ATGATCGTCCGCATCCTCGGTGAGGGCCAGTTCGACGTGGCCGACAGCGCAGTGGACCGTCTCAACCGTCTCGACGACGAGGTCGAGAAGGCGGTCGAGAGCGGTGACGAAGCGGCATTCACGGCAGCTCTCGAAGAGCTCCTCAAGGTCGTGCGCACCATCGGTGCTCCGCACGACCTCGAGGGACTCGAGATCTCTGACGTGGTGCTCCCGCCCGCGGACGCCACCATCGCCGAGGTGCGCGAGCTCCTCAGCGACGACGGTCTCATCCCCGGCTGA
- the nadA gene encoding quinolinate synthase NadA — protein MSTVELPLLPLGKGKDLSAERGVECPGDLPASSDPDLVARARAAKEALGERVFVLGHHYQRDEVIQFADVTGDSFKLARDAAARPEAEYIVFCGVHFMAESADILTSPSQKVILPDLAAGCSMADMARLGQVEDAWDALADAGVQDQVVPITYMNSSADIKAFCGRNGGAVCTSSNADAALEWAFEQKQDIDGGAKIFFFPDQHLGRNTAVLKMGLSLEDCVVWNPLKLNGGLTVDQLRDAKMILWKGHCSVHGRFTPEVIDELRAKDPEINILVHPECTYEVVTKADLVGSTEFIIKTIEAAPSGSSWAIGTELNLVKRLADAHPDKNIAFLEKTVCFCSTMNRIDLPHLVWALESLVAGTEVNVIEVDADTKREADVALQRMLDLPGKSHRD, from the coding sequence ATGAGCACCGTCGAATTGCCACTCCTTCCGCTGGGCAAGGGCAAGGACCTCTCCGCCGAACGTGGCGTCGAGTGTCCCGGGGACCTGCCTGCGTCCTCGGACCCGGACCTGGTCGCCCGTGCCCGCGCGGCCAAGGAGGCCCTGGGTGAGCGGGTCTTCGTCCTGGGCCACCACTACCAGCGCGACGAGGTGATCCAGTTCGCCGACGTCACCGGCGACTCGTTCAAGCTCGCCCGCGACGCCGCGGCTCGTCCGGAGGCCGAGTACATCGTCTTCTGCGGTGTGCACTTCATGGCGGAGTCCGCCGACATCCTCACCTCCCCCTCGCAGAAGGTGATCCTCCCGGACCTCGCCGCCGGCTGCTCGATGGCCGACATGGCCCGTCTCGGTCAGGTCGAGGACGCGTGGGACGCACTGGCCGATGCCGGCGTGCAGGACCAGGTCGTGCCGATCACCTACATGAACTCCAGCGCTGACATCAAGGCATTCTGCGGCCGCAACGGTGGCGCCGTGTGCACCTCGTCGAACGCCGACGCCGCCTTGGAGTGGGCCTTCGAGCAGAAGCAGGACATCGACGGGGGCGCCAAGATCTTCTTCTTCCCCGACCAGCACCTGGGCCGCAACACCGCCGTGCTCAAGATGGGGCTGAGCCTCGAGGACTGCGTCGTGTGGAACCCGTTGAAGCTCAACGGTGGACTCACCGTCGATCAGCTGCGGGACGCGAAGATGATCCTGTGGAAGGGGCACTGCTCGGTGCACGGCCGCTTCACCCCCGAGGTGATCGACGAGCTGCGCGCCAAGGACCCCGAGATCAACATCCTGGTCCACCCCGAATGCACCTACGAGGTCGTCACGAAGGCCGACCTGGTCGGTTCCACCGAGTTCATCATCAAGACGATCGAGGCGGCTCCGTCCGGTTCCAGCTGGGCGATCGGCACCGAGCTGAACCTGGTGAAGCGGCTCGCCGACGCGCACCCCGACAAGAACATCGCGTTCCTGGAGAAGACGGTCTGCTTCTGCTCGACGATGAACCGGATCGACCTGCCGCACCTGGTCTGGGCGCTCGAGTCGCTGGTGGCCGGCACCGAGGTCAACGTGATCGAGGTCGACGCGGACACCAAGCGTGAGGCCGACGTCGCCCTGCAGCGGATGCTCGACCTGCCGGGCAAGTCCCACCGTGACTGA
- the pspAB gene encoding PspA-associated protein PspAB encodes MSFWKSILGRTEAATAQLDSLFMVPSAAITLQTAAGLTPTGSGSVCYRSAAGPAFAQTQSEIVSLLNDNPETPHVEVSTDSFGFTWLIVQRDPQDVAGLCTDLHAVNSTLEAQGFGTGLLCSLVAFADDAGRRAGLVYLYKQGTFYPFAPDASAPGQQRRDNLLEIQIRDQLAAELPMEKELYRWLAVWGAPGL; translated from the coding sequence ATGAGCTTCTGGAAGTCCATCCTGGGCCGGACCGAAGCCGCCACTGCCCAGCTCGACTCGCTGTTCATGGTGCCCAGCGCCGCGATCACCCTGCAGACGGCGGCCGGTCTGACCCCCACGGGCAGCGGCTCGGTCTGCTACCGCTCGGCCGCGGGGCCTGCCTTCGCGCAGACCCAGTCCGAGATCGTCTCGCTCCTCAATGACAATCCCGAAACTCCGCACGTCGAGGTCTCGACCGACAGCTTCGGCTTCACCTGGCTGATCGTGCAGCGCGACCCCCAGGACGTTGCCGGTCTCTGCACCGACCTGCACGCGGTCAACTCGACCCTCGAGGCACAGGGCTTCGGCACCGGCCTGCTCTGCTCCCTGGTCGCCTTCGCCGACGACGCCGGCCGCAGGGCCGGACTGGTCTACCTCTACAAGCAGGGCACGTTCTATCCCTTCGCCCCGGATGCCTCGGCACCGGGACAACAGCGGCGCGACAACCTTCTCGAGATCCAGATCCGCGACCAGCTGGCTGCCGAGCTGCCGATGGAGAAGGAGCTCTACCGGTGGCTGGCGGTCTGGGGAGCACCCGGCCTCTGA
- the paaD gene encoding 1,2-phenylacetyl-CoA epoxidase subunit PaaD, translated as MSAPSMAPTLHPTTAPSRAWRVVRDVPDPELPALTIQDLGILRDVVEYDQGSVHVTITPTYSGCPAMETIREDIERVLTEAGFLHVAVEFVLAPAWTSDWVTPEGHAKLTAYGVAPPGPRRAHDAPVVVPLATRCPRCSSLRTRESSRFGSTSCKSLWVCNDCLEPFEQFKAI; from the coding sequence GTGAGCGCCCCCAGCATGGCGCCGACCCTGCACCCCACGACGGCCCCGAGCCGGGCGTGGCGGGTGGTTCGCGATGTCCCCGACCCGGAGCTCCCCGCGCTGACCATCCAGGACCTGGGCATCCTGCGCGACGTCGTCGAATATGACCAGGGCTCCGTCCACGTGACCATCACCCCGACCTACTCCGGGTGCCCGGCCATGGAGACGATCCGCGAGGACATCGAGCGGGTGCTCACCGAGGCCGGCTTCCTGCACGTCGCGGTCGAGTTCGTGCTCGCGCCCGCCTGGACCAGCGACTGGGTGACCCCCGAGGGACACGCCAAGCTGACGGCGTACGGCGTCGCCCCGCCGGGTCCGCGCCGCGCCCACGACGCACCGGTGGTTGTCCCGTTGGCCACCCGCTGCCCCCGCTGCAGCAGCCTGCGCACCCGGGAGAGCAGCAGGTTCGGATCCACCTCGTGCAAGTCGTTGTGGGTGTGCAACGACTGCCTGGAGCCGTTCGAGCAGTTCAAGGCCATCTGA
- a CDS encoding zinc ribbon domain-containing protein YjdM has protein sequence MTDDRLGDELPPCPKCASEFTYEMGTLMVCPECAHEWSPAEAAEADEAAVIKDANGTPLADGDTVTVIKDLKVKGSSTAIKVGTKVKNIRLVSGVGDHDIDCKVDGFGPMQLKSSVVKKG, from the coding sequence GTGACTGACGATCGGCTCGGCGACGAGCTCCCGCCCTGCCCGAAGTGCGCCTCCGAGTTCACCTACGAGATGGGCACCTTGATGGTCTGCCCCGAGTGCGCCCACGAGTGGTCGCCGGCCGAGGCGGCAGAAGCCGACGAGGCCGCCGTCATCAAGGACGCCAACGGCACCCCGCTCGCGGACGGTGACACCGTCACCGTGATCAAGGACCTCAAGGTCAAGGGCTCCTCGACCGCGATCAAGGTCGGCACCAAGGTGAAGAACATCCGTCTGGTCTCCGGCGTGGGCGACCACGACATCGATTGCAAGGTCGACGGCTTCGGCCCGATGCAGCTCAAGTCGAGCGTTGTGAAGAAGGGCTGA
- the paaC gene encoding 1,2-phenylacetyl-CoA epoxidase subunit PaaC, translating to MTAHADDAHVDYLLGLADDALISAQRMGWWISRAPQLEEDVALANIGLDQLGQARALLSHVGELTGRTEDDLAYFRDERDFRNVCLVEREQHDFGVTMARLLVFAAWQNHLYAALTNSTDPTLAAVAAKAVKETTYHLDHARTWVLRLGDGTPESHERMQLALNQEWPWREELYDSSSIAPALIESGVAVDPATLRTSVEECVNQVVNQATLETPDTPPATSRGRQGLHTEAMGYLLAEMQHLTRSHQGAAW from the coding sequence GTGACCGCGCACGCCGACGACGCCCACGTCGACTACCTCCTCGGCCTCGCCGACGACGCCCTCATCTCCGCCCAGCGGATGGGCTGGTGGATCAGCAGGGCACCCCAGCTCGAGGAGGACGTGGCCCTGGCCAACATCGGCCTCGACCAGCTGGGCCAGGCCCGCGCACTGCTCAGCCACGTGGGCGAGCTGACCGGGCGCACCGAGGACGACCTGGCCTACTTCCGCGATGAGCGCGACTTCCGCAACGTGTGCCTCGTCGAGCGCGAGCAGCACGACTTCGGTGTGACGATGGCCCGCCTGCTGGTCTTCGCCGCCTGGCAGAACCACCTCTATGCAGCCCTGACGAACAGCACCGACCCGACCCTGGCCGCCGTCGCCGCAAAGGCGGTCAAGGAAACCACCTACCACCTGGACCACGCCCGCACCTGGGTGCTGCGTCTGGGGGACGGGACCCCCGAGTCCCACGAGCGCATGCAGCTCGCGCTCAACCAGGAATGGCCGTGGCGCGAAGAGCTCTACGACAGCTCATCGATCGCCCCGGCCCTGATCGAGTCAGGCGTGGCCGTTGACCCGGCCACCCTGCGGACGTCCGTGGAGGAATGCGTGAACCAGGTCGTGAACCAAGCAACGCTCGAGACCCCCGACACACCGCCAGCAACATCTCGGGGCCGACAAGGACTGCACACCGAGGCAATGGGCTACCTGCTCGCCGAGATGCAGCACCTGACCCGCTCGCACCAGGGAGCCGCCTGGTGA
- the htpX gene encoding zinc metalloprotease HtpX yields the protein MAHSRFIKDRGLTARMTLTMFLLGALFVVFMVTLMAVAGSYGGSGLVIIVGIAGIAMAFWQWWSSDKVAMRAMRAREVSPQEAPELHGMIDRLCAMADMPKPRVGIADMDLPNAFATGRSPDRAVVCVTTGILRTLNAEELEGVLAHELSHVAHRDVLVMTVASSAGIVAGMITQSVQYGGLSLLSGGRGRNNNNGGALPLYLVAIVVSLVVYAVSFVLTRMLSRYRELCADRAGAYLTMKPAALASALQKITGEMSMIPQKDLRASAAQNAFFIAPAISGATLKTLSSTHPPLEKRLEQLARIQGELGRQMG from the coding sequence GTGGCGCACTCCCGCTTCATCAAGGACCGTGGTCTCACGGCGCGGATGACCCTGACCATGTTCCTGCTCGGGGCTCTCTTCGTGGTCTTCATGGTTACCCTGATGGCCGTCGCTGGATCGTATGGCGGCTCGGGGCTCGTGATCATCGTCGGCATCGCAGGCATCGCGATGGCCTTCTGGCAGTGGTGGAGCTCGGACAAGGTCGCCATGCGGGCGATGCGAGCACGCGAGGTCAGCCCCCAGGAGGCGCCAGAGCTGCACGGGATGATCGACCGGCTCTGTGCGATGGCCGACATGCCGAAGCCTCGCGTGGGCATTGCCGACATGGACCTCCCCAACGCGTTCGCCACGGGCCGGTCCCCGGACCGGGCCGTGGTGTGCGTGACCACCGGGATCCTGCGGACGCTCAACGCCGAGGAGCTCGAGGGCGTGCTCGCCCACGAGCTGTCCCACGTCGCCCACCGCGACGTACTGGTGATGACGGTGGCCTCGTCGGCGGGAATCGTGGCCGGCATGATCACCCAGTCCGTCCAGTACGGCGGCCTCTCGCTGCTCTCGGGTGGACGAGGCCGGAACAACAACAACGGCGGAGCGCTGCCGCTCTATCTCGTGGCGATCGTGGTGAGCCTGGTCGTCTATGCGGTCAGCTTCGTGCTGACCCGGATGCTGTCGCGCTATCGCGAGCTCTGCGCGGACCGTGCGGGTGCCTACCTGACGATGAAGCCCGCCGCCCTGGCCTCGGCGCTGCAGAAGATCACCGGTGAGATGTCGATGATCCCGCAGAAGGACCTGCGTGCCTCGGCCGCACAGAACGCCTTCTTCATCGCTCCCGCGATCAGCGGCGCGACCCTGAAGACCCTGAGCTCGACCCACCCGCCGCTGGAGAAGCGGCTCGAGCAGCTCGCCCGCATCCAGGGCGAGCTCGGAAGGCAGATGGGATGA
- the paaB gene encoding 1,2-phenylacetyl-CoA epoxidase subunit PaaB has translation MSSEPLWEVFIRSRRGMAHVHAGSLHAADAELALRNARDVYTRRQEGVSIWVVPANRITASSPDEKGSFFEPAADKVYRHPTFYDVPEGVEHL, from the coding sequence GTGAGCAGCGAACCGCTGTGGGAGGTCTTCATCCGTTCCCGCCGGGGAATGGCCCATGTGCACGCGGGTTCGCTGCACGCCGCCGACGCGGAGCTGGCCCTGCGCAACGCCCGCGACGTCTACACCCGGCGCCAGGAAGGCGTCTCGATCTGGGTGGTCCCGGCGAACCGGATCACCGCGAGCAGTCCCGACGAGAAGGGCTCCTTCTTCGAACCCGCCGCGGACAAGGTCTATCGCCACCCGACGTTCTATGACGTCCCTGAGGGGGTCGAGCACCTGTGA
- the paaE gene encoding 1,2-phenylacetyl-CoA epoxidase subunit PaaE — translation MARRATFHPLRVGRVDRLTDDSLALSFEVPDDLRDAYRFTPGQHLTLRCADGVRRSYSICSTPGSGELRIGIRQLPDGWFSRGVLPTLEPGDTLDVMTPEGRFTVDPSPERAKQYVAVAAGSGITPLLSIIGSVLDREPRSRFTLVYANRTQRSVMFLDELHDLKDRHLERFRILHVLSREQQESELLSGRLDADRFGAILDSLIDVRTVDDWFLCGPQEMVADLSQVLAERGARQVHSELFHADPVVRSVPAVTQDDSERCEVTVLLDGRSTDLRLGTGEVPVLEAALQLRPELPFACRGGVCGTCRARVVEGSVAMDTNWALEADEVEAGYVLTCQSHPTSKRVVLDYDG, via the coding sequence ATGGCTCGACGCGCGACCTTCCACCCGCTGCGGGTGGGCCGGGTCGATCGATTGACCGACGACTCGCTCGCGTTGTCCTTCGAGGTCCCCGACGACCTGCGCGACGCCTATCGGTTCACCCCGGGCCAGCACCTGACCCTGCGCTGCGCGGACGGCGTACGGCGCAGCTATTCGATCTGCAGCACCCCGGGGTCGGGTGAGCTGCGGATCGGCATCCGTCAGCTGCCCGACGGCTGGTTCTCCCGGGGCGTCCTGCCCACCCTCGAGCCGGGCGACACCCTCGACGTGATGACCCCGGAGGGGCGGTTCACCGTCGACCCCTCGCCCGAGAGGGCCAAGCAGTACGTCGCGGTCGCGGCCGGCTCGGGCATCACCCCGCTGCTCTCGATCATCGGCTCCGTCCTGGACCGGGAGCCGAGGTCGCGATTCACCCTGGTCTACGCCAACCGGACACAGCGCTCGGTGATGTTCCTCGACGAGCTGCACGACCTCAAGGACCGTCATCTCGAGCGGTTCCGCATCCTTCACGTGCTCTCGCGTGAGCAGCAGGAGTCGGAGCTGCTCAGCGGACGCCTCGACGCGGATCGCTTCGGCGCCATCCTCGACTCACTGATCGACGTCAGGACGGTCGATGACTGGTTCCTGTGCGGGCCGCAGGAGATGGTGGCCGACCTGAGCCAGGTGCTTGCCGAGCGTGGAGCGCGCCAGGTGCACAGCGAGCTGTTCCACGCCGATCCGGTGGTCCGTTCCGTCCCGGCGGTGACCCAGGACGACTCGGAACGCTGTGAGGTCACTGTCCTGCTCGACGGGCGGAGCACCGACCTTCGCTTGGGCACCGGTGAGGTCCCGGTCCTCGAAGCGGCGCTGCAGCTGCGCCCCGAACTGCCGTTCGCCTGTCGCGGCGGCGTCTGCGGCACCTGCAGGGCGCGCGTGGTCGAGGGCAGCGTCGCGATGGACACCAACTGGGCGCTGGAGGCCGATGAGGTCGAGGCGGGCTATGTGCTCACCTGCCAGAGCCATCCGACCTCGAAACGGGTCGTGCTCGACTACGACGGCTAG